GGGGGCGGTCACCGGGGCGCTGGTATTCGAGGGGCTGGCGAAAGATATCGAAGACGCGGAGCGCGTCGCGGCCTCGGGCGACATCACCTTCTCGCCGTGCCACGAGCACGACTGCGTGGGTTCGATGGCGGGCGTCACCTCCGCGTCGATGTTTATGCACATCGTGGAGAATAAAACCTACGGCAACCGCGCGTTTACCAACCTCAGCGAGCAGATGGCGAAGATCCTGCGCATGGGTGCCAACGATCAGAGCGTGATCGACCGTCTGAACTGGATGCGTGACGTGCTCGGCCCGATGCTGCGCGACGCAATGAACATTCTCGGCGAAATCGATCTGCGTCTGATGCTGGCGCAGGCGCTGCATATGGGTGACGAGTGCCACAACCGCAACAACGCGGGCACCACGCTGTTGATCCAGGCGCTGACGCCGGGGCTGATTCAGGCGGGGTATCCGGTAGAGCAGCAGCGCGAAGTGTTCGAATTTGTCGCCAGCAGCGACTACTTCTCCGGCCCGACGTGGATGGCGATGTGCAAGGCCGCGCTCGACGCCGCGCACGGTATCGAGTACAGCACCGTGGTCACCACCATGGCGCGCAACGGCTACGAGTTTGGCCTGCGCGTCTCCGGCCTGCCGGGGCAGTGGTTCACCGGCCCGGCGCAGCAGGTAATTGGCCCGATGTTCGCAGGCTACAGGCCGGAAGACTCCGGGCTGGACATCGGCGACAGCGCCATCACCGAAACCTACGGCATTGGCGGCTTCGCGATGGCAACCGCCCCGGCGATTGTGGCGCTGGTGGGCGGCACCGTAGAGGAGGCCGTCGACGTCTCCCGCCAGATGCGCGAAATCACCCTCGGGGAAAACCCCAACGTCACCATTCCGCTGCTGTCGTTCATGGGCATTCCGACCGCCATCGACATCACCAGGGTAGCGGGCAGCGGCATTTTGCCGGTGATCAACACCGCCATTGCCCACAAGGACGCCGGTATCGGCATGATTGGCGCGGGCATTGTTCACCCGCCGTTTAGCTGTTTTGAAAAGGCGCTGTTGACCTTCCGCGATCGCTACTTTTTATAAGGCATGCATCCATGAAAAACATGAAACTGGAGTGGAAAAGAGGTGACTGGGCGGCGTATTTCGGGTTGATGACCAACAACCTGACCAATTTGCTGACCATGATGGGGCTGCTCATTTTTGTCGTCGGCATCCCGAAGGAGATTGTTTATGGACGTATCGCGCCAGCCTTCGGGCTGGCGGTTCTGGTGGCGAGCGTCTGCTACACCTGGTTTGGCCTGCAGATGGCGCGCCAGACCGGGCGTAACGACGTGACCGCGCTGCCGTCGGGCCCCAGCGCGCCGTCGATTTTCACCGTGACCTTTCTGGTGCTGATGCCGGTCTATCAGCAAACCGGCGATGCGGATTTCGCCATTCAGATTGGCCTGGTGTGGTGCTTCGTTGAGGCGCTGATCCTCGCGGGCGGCTCCTTCCTCGGGGAGACCATCCGCAGGATGATCCCGCGCACCGTGCTGCTGTCGTGCCTCTCTGGCCTTGGTTTGCTGCTGCTGGCGATGAACCCGATGCTGCAGGCCTTCGAAGCGCCGACCGTGTCGTTCATCGTACTGCTGCTGATTTTCATCAACTGGTTCGGCAAGAAGCCGATCTTTGCCCGCATTCCGACCGGCCTGCTGCTGTTGATCGCCGGTACTCTGCTGGCGTGGATCTCCGGCCTGCAAAGCCCGGAAGCGATCAGGGCCTCAATGTCGTCGTTCGGCTTTAACCCGCCATCCGTACACATCGACGGCTTTATGCAGGGTCTGCCGCACGCGCTGCCGTATCTGGCCTCCGCCGTGCCGCTGGGGCTGGCGAACTACATCTTTGACCTGGAGAACATCGAGAGCGCCCACGCGGCGGGAGACGAATACCCGACGCGTAAAGTGATGCTGGCGAACGGCCTGGCGTCGATGCTCGGCTGTCTGATGGGCAACCCGTTCCCGGTGACGGTCTACGTGGGCCACGCGGGCTGGAAGGCAATGGGGGCCAGCATCGGCTACACCCTGGCCTCCGGCGTGACCATGTTCATCGTGCCGCTGTTCGGGCTGGGGGCCTTTATGCTCGCCATCATTCCGATGACCGCCATCGTGCCGATCCTGGTGTTTATCGGCGTGGTCACCGCCAACCAGGTGGTGCGCGAAACGCCGAAGGTGGAGGTGCCCGTTATCTTCATCTGCCTGTTCCCGTGGATCGCCAACTGGGCGCTGACCATGGTGAATAGCGTGATGGGCGCGGCGGGCACCAGCGCGGCGAAAATAGGGACTGACGTGCTGCACAGCAAAGGGATTTACTACGAAGGGCTGGTGCATCTCGGCAGCGGCGCGCCGCTCGCCAGCATGCTCTGGGGCTGTATCGCCATCTTCGCCATCATCAACAAACCGCTGCGCGGCGCGGTAGCTGCCGCAGGTGGCGCGCTGCTGGCGCTGTTCGGGGTGATCCACGCGCCGGTGGTCGGCTTCGCCGAGGGCAGCTCGCTGCTGTTCGTCACGGCCTACCTGATGATGGGCGGCATGTTCGTGGTGAAGCATGTGCTGGACAGTCGCGAGACGGCAAGCGCGGCGGCACCGGTTTCTGAGTCCTGATAATGCCTGATGCCCTCACCCTAACCCTCTCCCACGGGGAGAGGGAACGTTAATCCCCCTCTCCCTGTGGGAGAGGGCCGGGGTGAGGGCACCAGAACGCACCTTTTTAAAGGAAAACAAATGAAAGAGCTCATGGTCGTCGCCATCGGCGGCAACAGCATTATCAAAGATAACGCCAGTCAGTCGGTGGAACATCAGGCCCAGGCGGTAAAAGCGGTAGCTGAGTCGGTGCTGGAGATGCTGGCATCCGACTATGACATTGTGCTCACCCACGGCAACGGCCCGCAGGTGGGGCTGGATCTGCGCCGCGCCGAAATTGCCCACGAGCGTGAAGGGCTGCCGCTCACCCCGCTGGCCAACTGCGTGGCGGATACGCAGGGCGGCATCGGCTACCTGATCCAGCAGGCGCTGAACAACCGCCTGGCGGCGCGCGGCGAGCAAAAAGCGGTCACCGTTGTTACGCAGGTGGAGGTGGATGAAAACGATCCGGGCTTTACCCATCCCACCAAACCCATTGGCGCGTTCTTCAGCGAGGCGCAGCGCGATGCGCTCCAGCTTGAGCATCCGGCATGGCAGTTCGTTGAAGATTCTGGCCGGGGCTATCGTCGCGTGGTGGCCTCGCCGCAGCCGCTGCGCATTGTAGAAGCCGATGCCATTAAAACGCTGACGCAAAAAGGCTTCGTGGTGATAGGCGCGGGCGGCGGCGGTATTCCGGTGGTCCGTACACAAGCGGGCGAGTATCAGAGCGTGGACGCGGTGATCGATAAAGATCTCTCCACCGCGCTGCTGGCGCGCGAGATCCACGCCGACGTGCTGGTCATCACCACCGGCGTAGAGAAAGTGTGCATCAACTTCGGCAAGCCGAACCAGCAGGCTCTGGACCGGGTGAGCGTGGCGCAGATGACGCGCTACAGGGAGGAGGGACACTTCCCGGCGGGCAGTATGCTGCCGAAAATCGTTGCCTCTCTGGAATTCCTGCATCATGGCGGCAAACGCGTGGTGATTACCTCACCGGACTGCCTGGCCGCGGCGCTGCGCGGCGAAACCGGTACCCATATTGTTAATGAAGGAAGATAAGATGAAAGAGAATAAAAGCCGCCGCGAGTTTATTAGCCAGAGCGGCAAAATGGTCACCGCCTGCGCGCTGTTTGGCGCGACCGGTTCCGTCGCGTATGCTGCCGATAGCGCAAAGCCAACCTGCGAGACCGGCAAACCAATGAGCATCACCGCAAAACACTACTACCTGGATAACGTGCTGCTGGAGGCCGGGTTTACTTTCGACGGCGGGGTGGCGACAAGCACCCGCACCGAGCAGAAAACGCTGGAGATCCGGGACGGCAAAATCGTCGCCCTGCGCGACAACCAAAGCCACGCCGACGCCACGCTGCCGCACTATGACGCGGGCGGTAAACTGATGCTCCCGGCGATGCGCGATATGCATATCCACCTCGATAAAACCTTTTACGGCGGCCCGTGGCGCTCGCTTAACCGCCCGGCGGGCACCACCATTCAGGATATGATCCGCCTTGAGCAAAAGCTGCTGCCGGAGCTGCAGCCCTACACTCAGGCGCGTGCAGAAAAGCTGATCGACCTGATTCAGTCGAAAGGTTCCACCATCGCCCGTAGCCACTGCAACATCGAGCCGGTATCCGGCCTGAAAAATCTCGAAAACCTGCAGGCGGTGCTGGCGCGTCGCAGCGCAGGATTTGACTGCGAAATCGTGGCCTTCCCGCAGCACGGCCTGCTGTTATCGAACTCTGAAAAGCTGATGCGCGAAGCGATGCAGGCCGGGGCGCACTACGTGGGCGGGCTGGATCCGACTAACGTGGACGGCGCAATGGAGAAGTCGCTTGATACCATGTTCCAGATTGCGCTGGACTACGACAAAGGGGTGGACACCCACCTGCATGAAACCAGCCCGGCGGGCGTGGCGGCGGTGAATTACATGGTGGAGACGGTAGAAAAAACGCCTGAACTGAAGGGTAAACTGACCATCAGCCACGCCTTCGCGCTGGCGACGCTGAACGAACAGCAGGTGGACGAGATCGCCACCCGCATGGCGGCGCAGCAGGTGACCATTGCCTCCACGGTGCCAATTGGCACACTGCACATGCCGCTGAAGCAGCTGCGCGATAAGGGCGTGTTTGTCATGACCGGCACCGACAGCGTGATCGACCACTGGTCGCCGTACGGTCTGGGGGACATGCTGGAAAAAGCCAACCTTTACGCCCAGCTCTATATCCGCCCGAACGAGCAGTCGCTCTCCCGGGCGTTGGGTATCGCCACCGGTGACGTGCTGCCGCTGAACGAGAAAGGCGAGCGCGTCTGGCCGAAAGCGCAGGATGCCGCCAGCTTTGTGCTGGTGGATGCCTCCTGCTCCGCCGAGGCCGTGGCGCGCATTTCACCGCGTACCGCGACGTTCCATAACGGCAACCTCGTCTGGGGGACGGTGGGCTGATGTGCATTTCTCCCTCTTCACGTGGGAGAGGGAGGGGTGAGGGCATCAGGCCGCACGCTCCTTTTGTAGGCCGGGTAAGCGCAGCGCCACCCGGCATTCCCGATGCTGGTATTAGTCGCTGCCCGTAAGGCTCAGTAACCTACCGTATATATCCGTCCGCTCTGCACCCCTTCCACGCTGCGGCGATAGGCCTGCGCCACGCGCGCGGCGGGGACGCTTTCAAAACCCGGGAAGAAACCGTCATAGGCGTCGGCGGACTCGGTGAGTACGGTCGGGCTAATCAAATTGATGCGGATCCCGCGCGGCAGTTCGCAGGCGGCAGCGCGGACGAACCCTTCCAGCGCGGCGTTCACCGTGGTGGCATTCACCCCCTGGGCAATCGGCTCGTGCGCCACAATGCCGCTGATGAGCGTGATAGAGCCCCCCTCGTTCAGGTAATGTTGCCCGGTTAACGCCAGGCGTACCTGTCCCAGCAGTTTGTCCTGTAAGCCCTGGTTGAAATCGCTGTCTTTCATGGTAGAGAGCGGGCCGAAGTGCAGACCACCGCTGGCAGAGACGATGGCATCCACCTTACCTACCGAGTCAAACAGCGCGCTGACGCTCTCCTGAGAGGTGATATCCACCTGCAGATCGCCCTGCGTGCGGCCCACGCGGATCGTCTCATGACGACGGCTCAACTCCTCCGTCACCGCCCGACCGACCGTACCGCTGGCACCAATAATCACGATTTTCATAGCCGACTCCTTATGTTGTGAGCATGCATTCTTTAATAAATAAGAAGTCGGATAAACTGGGCTAAAGTTAGAGGATTACTAACCAGAGGTTTGCAATATGGATAAGCTACGCGGCATGGAGACCTTTATCGCCGTGGTTGAAAGCGGAAGTTTTACCGGCGCGGCGTCCAGGCTTGAGATGTCGGCGGTGATGGTCGGGAAATACATCGCCCAGCTGGAATCGCGCCTTGGCACGCGCCTGCTGGAGCGCAATACCCGCCGCCAGAGTTTAACCGACGCCGGGCGCGTCTATTACGATGAGGCAAAGCGGGTGCTGGAGCAGGTCACCATTGCCGAAAGTGCGGTCGAACGGCTGCGCGCCACGCCCGCCGGAACGCTGCGCGTCACCGCCCCTACGTCGTTTGGCGGATGCGTGATAGCGCCACTCACCGCCACGTTTTTACAGCGCTACCCGCAGGTGCGCGTCGAACTCGATCTGACTAACCGCCGGGTCGATTTGGTCGAGGAAGGGGTCGATCTGGCAATTCGCATTGGGGACATGCATGCCGACGATGTTGTCGCGAAATATCTGTGCCCCTACCGGATGGTGATCTGCGCCGCGCCGGACTATCTGGCACGCTACGGTACGCCGCAAACGCCTGCCGACCTGGTGGATCATCTGTGTCTTTCCCATACGGTGTGGACCGCGCGCAACGAGTGGCGGCTGCCGGGCGTGGAAGGGGAGGTGCGCTGGAAACGCGATGCGGTGTTGCGCTGTAACGACGGCTACGGGTTACGCATGGCGGCCCGGGCGGGCGCGGGGCTGCTGCTTCAACCGGAGGTGCTGGTGGCGGAAGAACTGGCAAGCGGCGGGCTGGTTCGGGTGCTGGAGCACTACACCCCAACGCCGAGGCCGGTAAATCTGCTGTGGCGACAGGATCTACGCCCGCTGCCAAAACTGACAGAATTTATTGCACATCTTATCCGTCACGCGTTGGCCTGATATTTCTCTCCCCCGGATGGCGGGGGAGGAAATAAGGATAACGACAAGGGAAATAAGCGTAGCGTACGAACGGGATTTATTTTTGAATATGATTGACACGAACGACAGGCGGTGAGGATTTTTTATCCAGACTCCCGTTGATGGAGAGCATATTATCAGGTTCTACCGTTCGGCCATCAAATACTGCCTTTGGAATGACGAGATCTATTTCACCCGTTTTATCACGGAAACGGTATTTGTCCCCGGAGCCGTCGATCAAATTCCCGCGCAGTGAAATGGTGGCCCCGTCGTGCATCTCTTTAGCCTGCTCGACCGTCATGATACGTGCATCCTCGGCACCGCGATATCCATCGTCCAGGGCATGCGGTGGTGGCGGTGCCTCGCCTTTTTTCAATCCACCGTTATCGTCTGCCCAGGCCGTTGACATCAGCAGGCAGCAAAATAAGGGTGCGTAGGAAAATTTCATTCTTGCCTCCGGTAGCGTGTTGGCTTGACTTATTAAGCCTGGTTGCTATTGCTTAATCTGGCAAACGAGATGTGTCTTAAAAGGGCTTTTCCTTATAAATCATAAGGATGATTAATTTAATGGAATGCACGGAGTGACAAATGGCGGGATTTGATGGTGAAGAAGATACCTTACCCGGCGTAAACGAGAGTCGTCTGGCACTGAATTTTGAAGCCGCCTGTCAGCGCCTGGGGCTGGGCCTTCTTTTACTGATTATTTTATTGGCCGTGGCGGGCGTTTTCTCTAACGGCTATGTCAGCACGGCAACAAAAGAAAATACCGCCAAAACGCTGACGGTTAATTATGAGCGTTATGGGCGATTACAAACGGAATATAAGCTGGCCTTTACGGCGAAGGGGGTACAGGCAGACCATTATGAGTTTCGCCTGGGGGGCGATTTTAATAAGGCATTCCAGCCCGGCAGTATTACGCCGCAGCCGGACAGCATGTTCAGCCGGGGTAATACGCTGCACCTGATCTATAACAACGTCAGCAATAAACAGGACTTCACCGTCTGGCTGTATATCACCCCTACGCAATTCGGGAATACGGTCAGTTCGCTTGGTCTGAATAACCAGCCGGACATCACCTTCCGGCAATTTATCTACCCCTAGGAGAACGATATGGAGATGGTATTCCGTGCCCTGGCGATTTATCTGATTCTGCTGGTGGTATTTAAAATCGCCGGTCGTCGCGCATTGCTGCAGATGACCAGCTTCGATCTCATTCTGCTGCTCATTATCAGCGAAGCCACCCAGCAGGCGCTGCTGGGAAATGATTTCTCCGTCACCGGGGCCATGCTCACCATTGTCACGCTGGTGGTGGTCGATATTCTGTTTGGTATTGCGAAGAAATATTTCTCCGGTGCCGAGAATCTGCTGGATGGCACGCCGGTGATTCTGGTGGAAAACGGCATGCCTTTTACCGACAAACTTAAAAAGGTGGATGTCTCCTGCGACGATATTCTGGTCGCCGCGCGGCAAAACCAGGGGATCACCGAGTTCAGTAAAATCAAATATGCCATCCTGGAACGCAACGGCCACATCTCAATTATTCCTGTTGAAAGTTAAAAGGTGCGATATGAATCAATCAGCCTATAACGTAGCGAAAACCACCGGCGAACTGACCAAACAGGTCGCCAACGTTCTGACCGATCGCGGCCTGCGGTTAACCACGGCGGAGTCCTGCACGGGGGGCAATTTAGCCACCGCGCTTTGTGCGGAAGAGGGTACCGCGGCGTTCTATGACATTGGGGTGATCACCTTTAGCGATGAGGCCAAACAGAAGATGCTGGGCGTGCAGGCCTCAACGCTTGAGAAGTACACCGCCGTCAGCGAGCAGGCCGTCCGGGAGATGTCGGCAGGCGCGCTGGAACGTGCCGGGGCCGATATCAGCATCGCCATCAGCGGCTATGCCGGGCCGGACGGCGGAGACGATGGCACCCCCGCGGGCACCGTCTGGTTTGCGTGGAATTTCCACGGCCAGATCAAGACCGACCGCCAGCTCTTTTCAGGGGATTGTCAGGACGTGGTGGAGAAGTCGGTAAGGTACGCTCTGGCGGAACTGGTCGCCAGCCTCTATGCATGGAAAAAGAGCAAGGCATAAGCGCAGGGGTTATCAAAGCGTCAGACATATGATACTAAGAAGGAGATCATAAGAAAAAATAAGGTACCAACAGCATGTCATCCCAAAAACTCGCCACCAGCGTGCAAAGCCTGCAATCTTCCGCCATCCGCGAACTTCTGAAACATAGCAAAATGGCGGGCGTGATTTCGCTGGGCGGCGGCATTCCAAACCCTGCGCTTTTCGATCATGAAGGGCTAAAAATTGCGGCTGATGCCGTGTTATCCCAGCAGTTTGGCGAGGCATTTCAGTACGGCCTGACGGAAGGGGTTCCGGCGTTACGCGAGGGGATCCAGCAGATCTGTGCCGACAGAGGTATTCACTGTTCGGCGGATGACGTGGTTGTCACCTCCGGTTCGCAACAGTCTTTAGATGTGCTCGCCCGCGCCTTAATTAACCCAGGCGATATCGTTGTGGTCGAGCGCCCAACCTATTTAGCCGCACTGCAGGTGTTTGGCCTGGCGCAGGCGCAGTTTGAATCCGTGGGTACCGATGGCGATGGCATGATTGTCGATGAGCTGGAAACGCTGGTACAAAACAAAACCATCAAAGCGGTCTATATCGTCCCAACCTTTGGCAACCCGGGTGGCGTCACGCTGTCTGAGGCGCGGCGTAAGCAGCTGGTGGCCCTATCCCAGCGCTACGATTTTGTCATCATCGAAGACGACCCCTACAGCGAAATTAATTATACCGACGAGGTGTTCCGCCCGCTGATTGCCCATGCCAAAGCCATCGGTAATGAGGATAACGTCGTGTATACCTCCACCTTCTCGAAAATTCTCGCCCCGGGTACTCGCGTGGGCTGGGTGATTGTCCCTGAATGGCTGAAACGTGCGGTGGTTAACCTTAAGCAGACCACGGATCTCCACACCAGCACGCTCTCACAGCTGATGACCTCCGAGTACCTCAAAACCGGACGTCTGAAAGGGCAGATTGCCACCATCCGCGAAGCCTACCGTCAGAAGTATCAGCTTTTTGCCCGCGAGCTTGAAGCGGAACTGGGGGACGTGATGTCCTTCCATAAACCGAAAGGCGGGATGTTCCTGTGGGCCAACATGAACAATGGCATCAACACCACGCGCTGGCTGGAGAAAACCTTAAGCAACGGCGTGGTGTTCGTGCCGGGCGAGTTTTTCTACTGCGCTAACCCGGACCACACCACCTTGCGTATGTCATTTGTGACGCCAACGGATGAACAGCTTATTGATGCCGTTAAACGGTTGAAAGCCTCTTTATAAGCGGGTTCCTGACGTAGCCCTCTCTTAACGGGAGAGGGCTACGCGTCGCACTGCTTACCGCTCCCGCAGCGCCTCTTTCGCGCGGTTAAACGGTTTGATCATGTAATCCAGCACCGTTTTCTCACCGGTTTTGATATCCACCGTCGCAATCATCCCCGGCACAATCGAAAAATGCCGTCCCGCTTTGTTGACCAGATAATCCTGGCTGGTGCGGATGAACACCCGGTAGTAGAACACTTCTGGTTTCGCTTCGTCCTGAATGGTGTCCGGTGAAATGGTTTCCACCACCCCGTGCAGCCCGCCGTAAATGGCGTAATCGTAGGCGGTGATTTTCACCAGCGCCTCCTGGTTTGGGTGGATGAAGGCGATATCACGCGGGGAGAGGCGGGTCTCAATCAGCAGGTGGTCGTCCACCGGCACAATCTCCATCAGCTCGCCGTTCGGCGGGATCACGCCGCCGATGGTGGTGACTTTGATATTTTTCACGATGCCACGCACCGGGGATTTGACCGTCAGACGCGTGACGGAATCTTCCCGCCCCTTCAGGACCGCCGAGACCATATCCACTTCGGCATTGGCTTTGGATAACGCTTCGCGCGCCTGCACGTAATACTGCGAGCGCACGTCGGTAAGCTTGAGCTCCAGGTCGCTTTTCTGCCGCTGCAGACGCAACACTTCGACATGGCTGGCGGCCCCGGTTTTCACCAGACGCTGGGTGATAGCCAGCTCCTTGTTGGCAAGATCGAGCGCTGCACGCAGCTCTCGCTGGGTGTCCTCCAGTTGGGCACGACGCGAATTGTAGAGACGCGTTTCGGCGGCGATCAGATCCTTCCATTTCGCCAGCGACGGCGGGAACGTCAGCGGCAGATCGTTGACCTCGGCATACAGACGCACGCTGGAAGCCAGCGACGCGCGATAGCGGGCGGCACTTTCACCAACGTTAGATTCCGATCGCGTGGGATCGAGACGCGCCAGGATCTGACCGGCCTGGACCTGATCGCCCTCGTGGACGTTCAGTTCAGTGAGGATCCCGCCGTCGAGCGACTGTAAAACCTGCTCGCGCGAGCTGGGGATCACTTTCCCGGTCCCGGTGGAAACTTCATCAAGCACGCCGAACCACGCCCAGATGCCGAGCGCGATAAACAGCAGCAGGGAGAAGATCACGATCCGCCGTGCGCCGGTGTAGCCGCTTTCGGAGTCGAGGGCATTGTCCAGGTCTTCCATCGCGGCGACGTCACGCTGACTGATTTTCATTTTTCCACTCCCGTCCGGTTGCCTGCTGCTGTTGCTGCATACGGCTGTTGCTCAGGGCCTGCGCTTTCGGCGCGTCCATCACCAGCATGCCCTCTTTCAGCACCACCACGCGCTCCACCAGCTCCAGCACCGGAACGCGGTGGGTAGCGACCACCAGGGTGCGGTTGCCGAGCCAGGCGCTCAGACGCTGGATAAACTCCCGCTCGGTGTGCTCGTCCAGCGAGGCCGTGGGTTCATCCATCAGCACGATATTCGGGTCCCGCAGGAGCATACGCGCCAGCAAAATGGACTGGCGCTGACCGCCGGATAACCCGACGCCGTTTTCCATAATTGGGTAGTCCAGCCCTTTCGGCAGCTTCTGGACAAAAGCCGCTGCGCCGCACATCTCCAGCACCTCGAAAATTTCTTCGTCGGTGGCGCGCGGCATGCCGAGAGTGATGTTCTCGCGCAGGGTGCCGTAAAACAGCCGCGCGTTCTGGGTCATAAAGCCGACGTTGCGCCGCACGTCCGCCACGTCGAGATGAGGCAGACTGAAGTTGTCGAGACGCAGCTCGCCGCCCGCCAGATCCATGCCGCCCGCCATCGCCTGTAGCAGCGTCGATTTCCCCGCGCCGTTGCGCCCGAGGATCGCCACCTTCTCGCCGGGTTTGATCTCCAGGCGGTTAATACGCAGCGCCATGCGCGGATCTTCCGGGTGATAGCGGAACTGCGCCTGCTCAAACAGATAATGGCCGCGCAGCACGTCCTGGCGGATCGGTGTCTCTTCCCGCTGGTTTTCCGTGGGCAGTTGCATGATGCTGTCCAGCCCTTCCTTCGCCGCTTTGACCTGCTGCCAGCGCGCCAGCACGCCGCACAGGGTGGCCATCGGCGCAATCATGCGCGAGGCCAGCATCGAGGCGGCGACCACCGAACCGGTGGTTAAGGTGCCGTCGATCACCATCGGTGCGCCGACCACGATCACCCCGGCATACACCAGGCTTTGAATGGTCATCCCCCAGTTGATCAGGTTCTGCGTCAGCTCGCGGGTGCGCAGGCCGGATTCGGCGGTGATCTGGATATAGCTGTTCCACTGCTGCAAAAAGCGGTTCTCCGCCTGCATCAGCTTGATGTCCTCCAGCCCCTGCACGCTCTCCACCAGCACCGCGTTGCGCAGGGTTGATTCATGCGCCGACTGCTTCGCCAGCGCCGCCAGTTTCTTTTGCAGCAGCAGGCCGGGCAGCACCATGATGACCGCCGCGACCGGGGCGATCCACGCCAGCTGCGGGGCGATGATCGCCAGCACCACCACGAACAGTAAGAAGAAGGGGAGATCGACAATGGTCGAAATGGTGGAGGAGGTGACCATCTCGCGGATCTGCTCCAGCTCGCGCAGCTGGGAGATAAAGCTGCCGGTAGAGCGCGGGATGGCGCTGTTGCGCAGGCGCAGGGCGTGGCCGAAGACGCGATCCGAGACGCGCAGATCCGAGCGTTTGCCCAGCAGATCCATGATGTGCCCGCGCGCCACGCGCAGCACAAAGCCAAACAGCGTGGCGATCAGCACGCCGATGGTCAGCACGTAAAGCGTAGGGTAGGACTGGGCGGGGATCACCCGGTCGTACACCTGCATTGAAAAGACAATGCCCGACAGCGACAGCACGTTGATAAACAGCGCCGCCAGCATCACCCAACTGTAGGGGCGCAGGTCGCGCATCACCAGCCGGTAGAGCCAGTCCGGACGGTATTTCGAGATATAGGCGTCCACGCGGCTGTCCTTCAGCGCGGCCAGCGGGCGCAGGGCAATAACGTGGCGGATGGCGGGCAGCATCGCGCTCAGCGACAGACGGTTGGTGTGTGTTGCGTCATCGAAGAAACTGACTTCCAGGGTGTCCTCGCCGTCGAAGTGATCGATGACGCCAATTCTCCCCTCGGTTAGCTCCACCACCACCGGCAGACGCCAGCTGTTGATGGCATGCCGATCCGCCGTCAGTAGCTGAAACGACAGCCCGGCTTCGCGGGCGAGCTGGGTAAGGGCCGGGACCCTCTGCTTGCCCTTAAGCCACGGGGCACCTGCCATCAGCGCGCCGGGCGAACAGGCCACGCGATAGCGCGTGGCAACGTAGCCAAAGGCCTGCGCCCACTGCGCCAGCGCCTCATCCGTCATGGGCTCACCCTGCGGGATATCGCGTTGCTTCATGGCTGGATCTCCACGGTCTGGATGGTGCGATTTTCAAGGTCGAACGCGTGGCGCAGGCGTCCGGTATTGTAGAGGCAGTTCAGCTGGAGCTGATGAAGCTGCCCGGCGGTTTGCTGCTGGGTGAAGCGGGC
This region of Enterobacter cancerogenus genomic DNA includes:
- a CDS encoding HlyD family efflux transporter periplasmic adaptor subunit, whose protein sequence is MEDLDNALDSESGYTGARRIVIFSLLLFIALGIWAWFGVLDEVSTGTGKVIPSSREQVLQSLDGGILTELNVHEGDQVQAGQILARLDPTRSESNVGESAARYRASLASSVRLYAEVNDLPLTFPPSLAKWKDLIAAETRLYNSRRAQLEDTQRELRAALDLANKELAITQRLVKTGAASHVEVLRLQRQKSDLELKLTDVRSQYYVQAREALSKANAEVDMVSAVLKGREDSVTRLTVKSPVRGIVKNIKVTTIGGVIPPNGELMEIVPVDDHLLIETRLSPRDIAFIHPNQEALVKITAYDYAIYGGLHGVVETISPDTIQDEAKPEVFYYRVFIRTSQDYLVNKAGRHFSIVPGMIATVDIKTGEKTVLDYMIKPFNRAKEALRER
- a CDS encoding YdeI family stress tolerance OB fold protein, producing MKFSYAPLFCCLLMSTAWADDNGGLKKGEAPPPPHALDDGYRGAEDARIMTVEQAKEMHDGATISLRGNLIDGSGDKYRFRDKTGEIDLVIPKAVFDGRTVEPDNMLSINGSLDKKSSPPVVRVNHIQK
- a CDS encoding aminotransferase-like domain-containing protein, producing MSSQKLATSVQSLQSSAIRELLKHSKMAGVISLGGGIPNPALFDHEGLKIAADAVLSQQFGEAFQYGLTEGVPALREGIQQICADRGIHCSADDVVVTSGSQQSLDVLARALINPGDIVVVERPTYLAALQVFGLAQAQFESVGTDGDGMIVDELETLVQNKTIKAVYIVPTFGNPGGVTLSEARRKQLVALSQRYDFVIIEDDPYSEINYTDEVFRPLIAHAKAIGNEDNVVYTSTFSKILAPGTRVGWVIVPEWLKRAVVNLKQTTDLHTSTLSQLMTSEYLKTGRLKGQIATIREAYRQKYQLFARELEAELGDVMSFHKPKGGMFLWANMNNGINTTRWLEKTLSNGVVFVPGEFFYCANPDHTTLRMSFVTPTDEQLIDAVKRLKASL
- a CDS encoding 2-oxo-tetronate isomerase — translated: MNQSAYNVAKTTGELTKQVANVLTDRGLRLTTAESCTGGNLATALCAEEGTAAFYDIGVITFSDEAKQKMLGVQASTLEKYTAVSEQAVREMSAGALERAGADISIAISGYAGPDGGDDGTPAGTVWFAWNFHGQIKTDRQLFSGDCQDVVEKSVRYALAELVASLYAWKKSKA
- a CDS encoding LysR family transcriptional regulator — translated: MDKLRGMETFIAVVESGSFTGAASRLEMSAVMVGKYIAQLESRLGTRLLERNTRRQSLTDAGRVYYDEAKRVLEQVTIAESAVERLRATPAGTLRVTAPTSFGGCVIAPLTATFLQRYPQVRVELDLTNRRVDLVEEGVDLAIRIGDMHADDVVAKYLCPYRMVICAAPDYLARYGTPQTPADLVDHLCLSHTVWTARNEWRLPGVEGEVRWKRDAVLRCNDGYGLRMAARAGAGLLLQPEVLVAEELASGGLVRVLEHYTPTPRPVNLLWRQDLRPLPKLTEFIAHLIRHALA
- a CDS encoding DUF421 domain-containing protein, giving the protein MEMVFRALAIYLILLVVFKIAGRRALLQMTSFDLILLLIISEATQQALLGNDFSVTGAMLTIVTLVVVDILFGIAKKYFSGAENLLDGTPVILVENGMPFTDKLKKVDVSCDDILVAARQNQGITEFSKIKYAILERNGHISIIPVES